Below is a genomic region from Venturia canescens isolate UGA chromosome 1, ASM1945775v1, whole genome shotgun sequence.
CCATAACATCTTCGATCTTTGAATGTGAACTTGTCGATACGGCCCAAGGCAATTCCTGTTAATTCGCGTCCACATCTCGAACGcaatcttttttcaatgtctagccCGAAGAACCCATCCAAAAGTATCACACATTAATTTCCGGTAATtggtttttgataaaaaaaaaaaaaaaaaaaaaaaaacaataataataaatgttcAATCGGTAAAAAAAAGCGTGGAAAAATTACATTAAATAACCAAAGGATTAAGCAATTATTTCGATTCCCACTTTCAGTTAAAAGAgtgtattaaaattttttgaaagctcgtGACGTGAAAGTTGTcctttcaatatatttttacaaCAAAACCAACAATAAAAGTTCCATTAAATTCTGGTGTCACTtccgaattttcataaattcataAACATTTCATTCGAAACTTTCTGACACGTGGACAGCAGATTGATTTTCGGTAAAAAGTGTTGAAATGTTGACGACGATGTaagaatatatttataataataataataataaccatTAGTCGCGATAACTGAcaataattaatgatatgattTGACGATCGCGAAAAATGCAGTGTCCCGATTGGACTCGAGGTGGTTCGATAGCTTGACAcactgaacattttttcattgccgCGTTTATCGATTGAATCGCTATGTTTCACTTATAATTCAGAGTATCGGTAAAAATGGGTACAAATCGCTGAATCGttgatttatattttcatttatttgagaCAGAATTAGGAGAGTGTACCGTATCTAAGATCGGTAGAACCATGCTGAATAAATTCAGCAGCCGCATCGTTCGCAATCGCAAAGTAAcgtcattatttattattatcgaaCATTATTACGGTAAATGTCTAATGCcatttattataaatatattatcaataacgaataatagaaaataatgataaaacttggatattaCGGATAATGCGGCTgtattcttaattttttttttttcttttcgtgtaATTGATAATATTCACGAGTTTGATTTGTGAATggcaaatttaaaaaataggaATACAACGTTAAGACACTTAGTTGAGTTCGTCACGATAATCGCGACTTCTGGATATCGATGTAGTTGCGTattgatcgttcatttttcgtAAACAATCGAATCAGTACGTtcccaatgttttttttctcgtttcataTTTCCTTGAACAAGGGCAGTGTTCATGACTGACTTCTCAGTGGCTCGATGggtcattttttaatatccctTGACTCCATTGGTCGCGTGGCACTTTAAAGGTTCGTCCGTCGACTCAATGAAACTTTATTCGTCGAACGAACTACCTATTTTCGTTATTGAAAaacgtaataataataaataaacgacATAAGTCTCGGAATTCGCACAATCGCGGCAATTGTCACTGgtgaacgattgaaaaaatgctcTTCCACCACAGCAATGTATCTTTTCCATCGGCgatgagagaaaaacgaataaataaatggtTTACGCTGCTGACAGAAAATCATCGAGAAAGCGTTTTGATTGCTTGATTCCACTTTGGTTTTGGTGCGGAACTTTTATGAAAGGGTGGAGTTAGACGGGTGGGTCATTCTCGGAAAGATTTCCGGTTACGGTAACGTTTTACAAAGACAAATAAACAGCAGAGCAATTCATGGTAGGGCCGTTGATATTGCTCCGGTATCGGCTCAATGGGCAATTCCATTGACCTTTTACATTACGTAGCTCCGACTAAGCCGTTGACATCAAGCCTTGGCTACCTCATTTGTAACTTTCGTTGTTGCCACACAGCGAATTTTCTGTATGCCGTATTCAACAGCTGATTCAAATGGCTCGTAAGGTGTTGGGACACCGCCGAAAATTCTCGCTGTACACGATCCTGAggaaacgaaatgaacgattcAATGAGTCAGCCGATCCTGAAGATATATTCTCATCTATTGCAACAATCGAATGATTCAACGTACCTCAAAAGGTTTTAGCCTGGCTGAATGAAACCTGTGCAATGCATCGTGCATCCTCACTGCTTTTTCCTCCAGTTGAGGTGTCGTCGGTGGAAAACTCCGCCAGAAATGACTCAGTAACTCACACGTGCAAACATACACATTACGGAGTTCTTTTTCCAAGTCCTTTGGTATCAattctgttgaaaaatttatcgatgtTGCAATTTAATTGGATAAATATCATAAGAAAAGCTTACGAATCTAAAATTACGATTTTTAGTTGTCGATGAGATCGTACGAATTTCTCAGCAACTATATTCTGTTGGCtgattaatatttattttacattcCTTCGTGTGAAAACATAATTGAAACTTAAAATTCGTGATAAAATGAGGCATAAAGTAAACGGAAACTTACGACCAACATTGTCCTCGCGGAACCCTTTCATGAGAGCCCCACCGGGTGTTAATTCACCAAGTGCAGAAACCGCAGCGGACGAGCTGACTAACGAACTGGATGGTTGTCTTGGTAGGTTATTACCGTTTATCCAATTCACTGACTCGCGTTTTAGATGCATCAGTGTACTTTGCATTTCCTCGGAGGTTAATTCGGTGGCAATCGTACCGGGTACAGGACCATGCAAATACCTGTCTACATGAGTCAAGTTAAGTGGTGCACTGACGTTTGTTTTTGTCTCACTGCTCCCGTCCAGATCGTCGTAAACCAACTTCTCTTGTATCCTAAGCTGTGAACAGCACAAAATAACAGATTTATGTCAGTTACTTCGAATAAATTGTAACTTAAAACGTGATATTTTCTCAACCGTTGAATATTGTATACTGGTAAAAATGCATATGGATTTTACGTTAAATTGGCGAATTACCAAAAGCAAACAGTTAatgagaaaattcataactATTTAAATGATTTAACTGAAAATTTTGCAATCTTGTATTTAAATATGCAAATTTTCAGATTCTTTCGATGCTTCAAATTTGTTTTAGTTTTGCTGAATGTCATTCCAACAAAAATATTGGGATACTTCTGATTTTAAGTACAGAGTGAtgaaattacttttttattctttggtTGATCATCTGTTCGATTTGTGATCGGTGATGGATTTTTGTTAGCACAAGATGCTGAACCATTGAGCTGAGGTGGAGATGTTTTGGTTTCCTGTCTTTTGGCAGTACTCGCTTTCAAAACCATAATGCTGTGTTGATTGAAGCGCTTTATCATACTCTGATGTATATTGTGGTCCGACTTTTTATCAGTACTTCCAGATTCCGTGCAAAGATTGTCATCCACCACAACATCTTCGAAAGAAGTTATATCGAGGAGTGGATCATTTATACCAGTTTGTATATCCCTTTTGAGCTCCTGATCGTCAATCTTGGCACACTCGGTAAATAGATCTTTGGTCCCGGCGTTTATACgatctcgatgaaaataatgtGACTGAAAGAACTTGGTCCAGAAGTCGGATTCCGACATTTTGTGAGGCACGTTCTCCTGATGTTTTCTTTTCACCGCCGGATAAGTTTTGAATATACATTCCATTATGTCGGGAGTAAGATTATATTTGAGACCGTTGCAACCATCAGTCTGAGGCTTTATATCAGCCTGAAAAATGAATGCACCAATATagattatataatatattataGAAGG
It encodes:
- the Tfb1 gene encoding general transcription factor IIH subunit 1 isoform X1 yields the protein MKFQRPRNIEILLQYLKLFLSSRYISSHPTSTMTTSSEDVLMQVGQVRYKKGDGTLYVMNERIAWMLDNRDTVSVSHKYADIKLQKISPDGKSKIQLQLVLHDGTSSTFHFVNKNGQEAQVKDRDDVKELLQQLLPKFKRKVNKELEEKNKLLLENPTLLQLYRDLVITQVITSEEFWSQHAAAYTQAKNSQRQEIGVNSAFLADIKPQTDGCNGLKYNLTPDIMECIFKTYPAVKRKHQENVPHKMSESDFWTKFFQSHYFHRDRINAGTKDLFTECAKIDDQELKRDIQTGINDPLLDITSFEDVVVDDNLCTESGSTDKKSDHNIHQSMIKRFNQHSIMVLKASTAKRQETKTSPPQLNGSASCANKNPSPITNRTDDQPKNKKLRIQEKLVYDDLDGSSETKTNVSAPLNLTHVDRYLHGPVPGTIATELTSEEMQSTLMHLKRESVNWINGNNLPRQPSSSLVSSSAAVSALGELTPGGALMKGFREDNVGQLIPKDLEKELRNVYVCTCELLSHFWRSFPPTTPQLEEKAVRMHDALHRFHSARLKPFEDRVQREFSAVSQHLTSHLNQLLNTAYRKFAVWQQRKLQMR
- the Tfb1 gene encoding general transcription factor IIH subunit 1 isoform X2 yields the protein MTTSSEDVLMQVGQVRYKKGDGTLYVMNERIAWMLDNRDTVSVSHKYADIKLQKISPDGKSKIQLQLVLHDGTSSTFHFVNKNGQEAQVKDRDDVKELLQQLLPKFKRKVNKELEEKNKLLLENPTLLQLYRDLVITQVITSEEFWSQHAAAYTQAKNSQRQEIGVNSAFLADIKPQTDGCNGLKYNLTPDIMECIFKTYPAVKRKHQENVPHKMSESDFWTKFFQSHYFHRDRINAGTKDLFTECAKIDDQELKRDIQTGINDPLLDITSFEDVVVDDNLCTESGSTDKKSDHNIHQSMIKRFNQHSIMVLKASTAKRQETKTSPPQLNGSASCANKNPSPITNRTDDQPKNKKLRIQEKLVYDDLDGSSETKTNVSAPLNLTHVDRYLHGPVPGTIATELTSEEMQSTLMHLKRESVNWINGNNLPRQPSSSLVSSSAAVSALGELTPGGALMKGFREDNVGQLIPKDLEKELRNVYVCTCELLSHFWRSFPPTTPQLEEKAVRMHDALHRFHSARLKPFEDRVQREFSAVSQHLTSHLNQLLNTAYRKFAVWQQRKLQMR